The Magnolia sinica isolate HGM2019 chromosome 9, MsV1, whole genome shotgun sequence genome contains a region encoding:
- the LOC131255359 gene encoding putative disease resistance protein At1g50180: MRKIIEWLWFCNGCIFLVVRIVQKDLFSRQEPSQEEIEREKMESVVKLVIQKLNDFVTKEADLLFGVHDQIISVRADLEWMRAFLEDVDRVGRENKRFKIWVTQIRDVTYDAEDVIDSYIEQKRREDTSAGLMRCLSSFADFIKDIPAILDVGKKIRNLERRLGHIKENISRYGNISVGGEASSSSNQSQLRREKMAPIVEETDVVGFDDETKTLVGRLTEGNVRRAVISITGMGGIGKTTLAKKVYNDIHVKKSFDFHAWVYVSQQCLVRELLLSIIKCFRALERDEMEMTPEEDLRQELSQYLQRKRYLVVIDDIWSRQAWDSLVSAFPDKDNGSRVLLTTRNEEIAMYADPQSTPHRLRLLDGNESWSLFCNKALPGNLALTCPPNLKELGRKIVSKCRGLPLGITVLGGVLSRKEKLVNTWEKVLKSVEWWLNESKEDGISGILALSYHDMPYYLKPCFLYFGAFPEDSQISVPELIQLWTAEGFVQRRGEEEMEDVAEDYLDELISRSMIQVGYRRSNGTVETCRIHDLLRDLSISEAKEERFLEVHGNMAPELPTKARRLAITSGDISKSISLNCSTLQLRSLLRFGYEVQMLEKPQWTIVCGAFKLLRVMDLRRVQLSSLPDEIGYLIHLRYLCLKGARLERLPSTITRLSNLQTLNLLQTEVNMLPDDIWKMEQIRHLCLDTTAGLPCQISNAMQIHRLINLQTLKYVKGGSWIEDGLEKLTNLRDLGIEGDLKMALSRSIPRLASLRSLWLDASPKCSIPAFPSFSNHHHLFDMTLIGPSEKLPDVHEFPPNLTELFLSGSQLEQDQIGTLEMLPNLRRLCLFSKSYIGKEMVCSVGGFPLLDYLYIYDLDELEEWIVEEGAMPNLRRLEIDKCRRLKMLPDGLRHISTLQDLQLRSMPEGFIERVRKDDGEDWFKIQHVPALTINP, from the coding sequence ATGCGCAAAATAATTGAGTGGCTTTGGTTTTGCAACGGATGCATCTTTCTCGTTGTAAGAATAGTTCAGAAAGACTTGTTTTCACGACAAGAGCCTTCTCAGGAAGAAATTGAGAGAGAAAAAATGGAGAGTGTTGTTAAGTTGGTCATACAAAAATTGAACGATTTTGTAACGAAGGAAGCAGATTTGCTATTCGGAGTACATGATCAGATCATATCGGTTCGAGCCGATCTTGAATGGATGCGTGCCTTCCTCGAGGATGTCGATAGGGTTGGCAGAGAGAATAAAAGATTTAAGATTTGGGTGACTCAAATAAGAGACGTAACCTATGATGCTGAGGATGTCATCGACTCTTACATTGAACAGAAACGACGAGAAGATACAAGTGCTGGATTGATGAGATGCTTAAGTAGTTTTGCTGATTTCATCAAAGATATACCGGCCATCCTAGACGTTGGAAAGAAGATCCGCAACCTAGAAAGAAGGCTCGGCCATATCAAGGAGAACATATCACGGTACGGCAATATATCAGTTGGTGGagaagcttcatcttcttcaaatcaAAGCCAGCTGCGGAGGGAGAAGATGGCTCCCATCGTCGAGGAAACCGATGTGGTCGGTTTTGATGACGAGACAAAGACACTGGTGGGGCGGCTGACTGAAGGAAATGTGCGGCGTGCTGTGATTTCGATCACAGGTATGGGAGGGATAGGTAAGACTACTCTCGCAAAGAAAGTATACAATGACATCCATGTAAAGAAGAGTTTCGATTTTCATGCTTGGGTGTATGTATCTCAACAATGTCTAGTCCGAGAGCTTTTACTGAGCATTATAAAATGCTTTAGAGCCCTCGAACGAGATGAAATGGAGATGACGCCTGAGGAAGACTTGCGGCAGGAACTCTCTCAGTACTTACAAAGGAAGAGATATCTGGTGGTAATCGATGATATATGGAGTAGACAAGCTTGGGACAGTCTGGTTTCTGCATTTCCAGATAAGGATAATGGCAGCAGAGTGCTGCTCACGACTCGCAATGAAGAGATAGCTATGTATGCTGATCCACAGAGCACACCCCATAGACTGCGTTTACTGGATGGTAACGAGAGCTGGTCACTGTTTTGTAATAAAGCACTTCCCGGAAATCTTGCTCTTACTTGCCCTCCAAATCTGAAAGAGTTGGGGAGAAAGATCGTCTCCAAATGTAGAGGTTTACCTCTAGGAATTACAGTATTAGGAGGCGTCCTATCAAGAAAAGAGAAATTAGTGAATACGTGGGAGAAGGTGCTTAAAAGTGTGGAATGGTGGCTAAATGAAAGCAAAGAAGATGGGATCTCAGGCATATTAGCCCTGAGTTACCATGACATGCCCTATTACTTGAAGCCCTGTTTtctttattttggagcttttcctGAAGACTCTCAAATCTCTGTCCCTGAATTGATTCAGTTGTGGACAGCAGAAGGATTCGTgcagagaagaggagaagaagaaatggagGATGTTGCGGAGGATTACCTGGATGAGCTCATCAGTAGAAGCATGATTCAGGTGGGGTATAGGAGGAGCAATGGAACGGTTGAAACATGCCGTATTCATGATCTTCTACGAGACCTCTCAATATCAGAAGCAAAGGAGGAGAGATTTCTGGAAGTGCATGGGAACATGGCGCCTGAATTACCTACAAAGGCACGCCGACTTGCAATTACTTCTGGTGACATCAGTAAGTCCATCTCTCTTAACTGCTCCACTCTACAACTCCGCTCTTTGTTGCGCTTCGGTTATGAGGTTCAAATGCTGGAGAAACCGCAGTGGACAATCGTCTGTGGAGCTTTCAAATTGCTCAGGGTGATGGATCTCCGACGCGTACAACTCTCTAGTCTCCCTGATGAAATAGGGTATCTAATCCACTTGAGGTACCTATGTCTCAAGGGGGCAAGGTTGGAAAGGCTACCATCCACCATAACTCGCCTCTCGAATTTACAGACTCTCAATCTACTGCAAACAGAAGTCAACATGCTACCAGATGATATTTGGAAGATGGAACAGATAAGGCACCTATGTCTAGACACTACGGCAGGACTTCCCTGTCAAATCAGCAACGCCATGCAAATCCATCGCTTAATCAATCTCCAGACTCTAAAATATGTAAAGGGGGGCAGCTGGATAGAAGATGGATTGGAGAAACTAACCAATTTGAGAGATTTGGGAATAGAGGGAGATCTCAAAATGGCATTGTCCCGTTCCATTCCTAGACTGGCAAGCCTCAGATCATTATGGCTAGATGCAAGTCCTAAATGCTCGATTCCAGCGTTTCCATCCttttcaaatcatcatcatctatttgACATGACGTTGATCGGACCCTCTGAGAAATTACCGGACGTGCACGAGTTCCCACCTAACCTCACAGAGCTATTCTTGAGTGGGTCCCAATTAGAGCAAGACCAGATTGGCACGCTGGAGATGCTGCCGAACCTTCGGAGACTCTGTTTATTTTCCAAATCATACATAGGAAAGGAAATGGTTTGCTCCGTCGGAGGGTTTCCACTGCTCGACTATTTATATATTTATGATTTGGATGAATTAGAGGAATGGATAGTGGAGGAAGGAGCGATGCCGAATCTTAGACGTTTAGAGATTGATAAATGCAGAAGATTGAAGATGCTTCCTGATGGATTGCGACATATCAGCACCCTTCAAGATTTGCAGTTAAGAAGCATGCCGGAAGGATTCATAGAAAGGGTGCGAAAAGACGATGGAGAGGACTGGTTTAAGATCCAACACGTACCCGCGCTCACCATCAACCCGTAG